A region of the Myxococcus stipitatus DSM 14675 genome:
ACCTCACCCGCCTCGAGCGGCGTCTCCGCATCCTCGGTGGCCTTCTTCTTTCGACGCCGGCGTCCAGTCGCCTCCGTGGCCGACTCCAACGCCTCCTCCTGGAACACCGTTGGGTGACCACAGATCTCACATGCTCTTGGCCAAGCATTGTGGTCCCCGAAATGCCCGCATTTCTCGCACTCAAGATAAAAGTGCTGCACGACGCTGGTCTCATCGCCGGCCAGCCAGTTGCGAACTACGCCCGCGACGCGGTGCAGTTTCTTGCCAGCAATGATTTCGGAGCCAGGCGCGTACTCGCTTAGCGCGATGTCAAGGGCGCGCTCCATACGCAGATCGAGCTGCTCTTCCTGCTGCTTCCGCTCGTCCTCGTCGTCATTCTGCTCGCCCTTGTCCTTCTTCCTCCTGAACTTCCACTTCGTGTCGAGATGCACGATGTCGAGCGGAAAGCCGAAGCGCGGCAAGAATCCGTTTCGCGCCAGACATGCGATCAGCGTCTCAATAAGAAGCACGCGCTCTTGGTGGGAGAGAGCGGCGAGGAACGTCTCGTCACGCGCGGACTCACCTTTCTGCAACTCGCGCTCACGCTGTTCCTTGAGCACTTTGTAATCTCTGCTGACCGTCTCGACTGCACGCGCGAGCGCCTTGGAGCAAGAAGCAGCCAGCTCGGATAGCGAATACGTTGCCAATATCGTGCCCTGCGTCAGAGCGCGGATCTGCGGAGCCACGCTTGAATCGTCGTCGAGCTTGTCGAGCCATCGTTCGAATGCATGTGCGAGCGGGTCCTCACTATGCAAATCGAGCTTGTCGGCGAATTGCTTGTCCATACCGCCACCACCGATGGCAGGTCGGAACAGGAACTCGTCGACCGTTCCAAACGCGCGCATCGGGCTGCCGGCGTTGTCGCGCTCCACCGCTTCCTCAAAGAACGCAGCTAGCAGCGAAGCGTTCACGTGCCGAAGCAGAAGCGGCGATGCGTCAAGGCGAACCTGCGGTGGCGTCATCTCTGAGTGGAGGAAACGCCGCGGGCTGGTGAACACCAACTGATCGTGCGGTCGATTGAGCGCGAGAGTGAGCACCATTGACGAGCCGTCTGCACGGCGGCCGGCACGACCTGCTCGCTGCCAGTAGTTCGCGGGACTCGGCGGCACGTTGGTCATCATCACGAAAGTGAGGCCTCCGATGTCAACGCCCATCTCCAGCGTGGTCGATGATGCGAGCAGGTTTCGCTCGCCACGGCGGAAGGCGCTTTCTTCCCCTTCGAGCGAGTCGACTCCGATCTGCGCCGTGTGCTCAACGCTGTGCAGGCCGAGGAGCGGATCCTCGAGGATGCGGCGTACTGAGTGACGAGCAGCCCAGAGTGTCCGCGCGTCGTCACTCATCGGCGAGAGGGCGCGCGGGCACTTTGGCACCGGAACCACACCGCCCACGGAGCGGAAATAGACACGGCCTGAGTCGACGTCGACGAGCGGCGGTTGCTCATGAAGCCGGAGCTCAAGGCGCGACAGATCGATCTGGAGCTTGTCCTGCTTCAGCCGGAGCCACTTGCAGCCCTGCGCCGAATGCTGAGTTAGCGCGATCCAGGCGAGTGAGAGCAGGGAGTCGACGCCCATCGAATCGGGCATCTTGAGGCGCTCGCGCACGCGCGCTGTGTAGTCGTACATCCGGCCAGTCTCGGGATGTCGGCGCGGGTACATAGGGATGTCGCGGCCGACATCTTCGTCTTCCGCCTCGGATTCGTCCTCGTCCGACAGATCCTCCGCCGTGCTCCAAACGAGCTTGTTGCCGATCGTGTTCGGAAGGAAGTGCCCGAGCTTTTCCTCTGCTTCCGGCTCGTCGGTGCTGGGCTTGATTACCACGCCGCGGCTACGCGCAAAGTCAAGCAACTGGGCGATAAAGTCCTTCCATACCATGTCGCTACCAAAGTAGGGCAGCGCATCGTTCGGGCACGGCGGCAGGTTGGGGTACACGACCTCGACGATACCGAGCGTTTCCAGCGTGTTGGCGCGGCTTGGCGGTCTCGCAAGCTCCTCATAGATTGAGAGCAGGCCGAGGTATTCGAGCGATTCGGGCTGCTCAAGAGCACGCGAGGCTGCTCGCTCGAGGAGCAGCTCATTTTGGCCGAGCGTGCGCGCCAACTCCTTCACCGTCGCCTGACCGCCCTCGTCACGGAGCGCAGTGACGATGAGTTGGCGGTTGACGCCGGTGTCGTGTGTGCTCTCCACGACTGCAGCGATACGAGCCGCTTCTTGGCGGCTATCCGAGAACGTGAGCAGGCGGCGCCCGCCGCCTGGGCGGAACTCCTGCTCCGCAGTGCTCGGCGGCATCTCTCCAAGGTGCGGGTACACCATATCGACCACCGCGCCGAGCGCCGCGCGCGGGCTGAGCAGTAGAGGGCGAAGCCGGGTAGCAACCGTATTGCACTGCAGGCAAGAGCTCATTGGCGAACGTCCGTGACGGTCCGCCGCCCCGAGCTCCCTGAACTCGACAGGGACGCGCGTTCCGTCGACGCACAGCACGTCCTCCATGCCTTTCTTCGGGCGAACAGCAAGGCGGACCGCATTGTCCGCCTTCTCGAGCCGTAGCTCCTTGGCCTCGCCAACTCGATAAGCGACAAGGTAAGGCGCACCACATTCAGCGCAGACGCCAAGCTGCGCACGCGGAGTTTCGTCGGGAGCACCGGAAGGTGCGATGGAAGTTACCGCCCCCCAGGGCCACCCCTCGACGATCTTCGTCTCGGGCGGGCGCGGATCGACCCAGACACCGGTCGGCGCGCGCACAAGCGCATGCATACGGATCGGGATGAACGGGTGCAGCTTGGCATCATGGCGTGCGAGCGAGCCGAGGCGCAGGAGCGCATCGGTCGCGCGTCGTCGCTGCTCACTCGAATCGGCAGGACCATACACCTTGACAGCGACCTGATCGATGTCGGGCAGCTCCTTCTGTTCGAAGAGCCACTTGCGCAGCTCGATGAGCCGCGGATGCGTGGCGTACACGTGATGCAGGAGGAGAGCTGGGCAGTCGGCGATCTCCGCGGGCAACTGCGCGCGCTCTGCCTCGGTCACCAGCCCGAGCGCTTCGCATGCCTTCCACGAGGTGTTGGCGAGCGCAGCATCACGAAGTAATGCGGAGGGATTACCCGAGTCCTCGTATTTGAGCGTGCGGAGGTCTGCGGCGATCAACTGCTGATCGGCAGCAAGCGTTGCGGGAGGTCTAAGTTCCGGCACCTGGCGCGGCGTGCGGGCTTCCTCCGGCAGATAGCGGCGTCCCTCGACGGACTTCACGTTACTCTTCTTCGCGAACATGCGGGACGCGTACTCATCGAGCACAGCGCGTCCTTCGCTCTCTTCCTGCGCGAGCGTCGCGGAAGTCGCGAACCCCTGAACCGCTTCTAGCGTGGTGCCGAAGCGCTGCGCAGCGCGGCGCAGCAGCATGTGGATCTCGGCAGCCTGCGCGCCAGCGTAAACGTGAGCTTCGTCGAGCACCATCATCTTGAGACGCGGATGTTCGCCGTAGAAAAGGTTCTCGGGCTCGAAGATCGTCCGGTCGCTCGGACGGATCAGCATGTACTCGAGCATGCTGAAGTTGGTGACGAGAACGTGCGGCGGTCCCTTGGGTCGACCATCACCACCATCAAGTCCACGCAGCGTCGCGCGGTCGATAATCTGGCATTTCGGCGGCACCAGCTTGCCTCGGCGCTCGTAGGAGTTCTTTGCCGAACGCCACGAGTCCTTCAGTCGGCTGGTGTAGTAAGCGAAGTTGATCTCATCTTGCCCACCAAGCATCGCCAGCATGCGATCCACTTGGTTGTTCACAAGCGCGTTGAGAGGGTAGACAACCACAGCGCGCACACCCGGCTGGCCGAGATCGTCGCGGCCCTCCTCATGATCCCAGAAGAGGCGATCAATGAGCGGGATGACGAACGCCTCGGTTTTTCCACTGCCCGTGCCCGCGGAGAGGACCACAGTCTTGCCGTGGGAAGCTGCACGAATCGTGTCGACCTGGTGCTCGAACAGCGGGTAGTCGATTCCCGCCTTCTTCAGCAATGAGACCGTCTTCGGGTGCAGTGGGCGCTCTATTGTGCGCTGCTTGGTCGAGACTGCTTGAAGGTCGGTAAGCGTCTTCCCAGGGCGGAATGGGAACGCGGCTTGAACGAGCAGCGGAGCGAACAGCGAGAAGCCGCTGTCGCTGCTCCAATGCGAGCGAAGAACGTTCGCGAGAGGCCCGGGCCGCACTCCAAACACGTCGAGCAGGAAGTCGGCGTAGCGCCCCTGCAGCGCATGATATGCTTGGTAGGCGTCGAATTGATAATGTTTGCTCACGGTGTGCTATCCTCCGCTGCCCAGCGGTTGAGCCAGTAGTCGAAAAGAATTGGGGCGCTGCGCTGCAGCACCCGAACGTCGTCCCAAAGCTTCGGCAGTACAGGACCGCCTGCGCGCCAGCGATGGACGCGCTCGGTCACGTGAACAACCGCGTTCTCGAGTGCGCGTGCATCGGGTGGGATCGCCTGTTGCCAGATTGCGTTGAGGCGGGGATGCACGCCTACGACATCGTCGTCACGAACGATGAGACCGCGGAGGTCAGCGTCGTCTGACAGTTCGGTATGCTTTCGCCGAATCTCTACCAAGCCAGCAAGCCGGCCACTGGCCGTACTGCGAACTGAGTTTCTCATCCCCTCAGCTTCGGGACTGCACACCCCATTGATTTCAGTGCTACTGAGCAGCCTTGGGGCCTCGTGGAGCGGAGCGAGAAGCATTGCGACATCCATGTAGCGATCCCTCGGGTCCCACTTGAGGAATGCGGGCACGAGTAGTCCGGCATTCCACTCGGCGATCCTCCGCAATGCGACCACAGGATCGGATGGTTCGACGCGCTCGAAATCGGAGTAGCGGACGCGGGCCAGCGGCCAATCAAGCTCACGGAAGACCGCTTCGACGTCGTCAGGCTCCTCGATAGGCGCCACGAGGGCGCCGAGGCGCAGATACACCATGGCATCCGCGAGATGCTCGGCAATCTTGAACCAGCGCGAGCCATAGCGGCGGAGCGTTTTGAAGGTGTCGAAGACCCACTGCTCGCGATGCTTGGCGAGGCGGCGATCAATCGCGTCGCGCCAGAGTTCTCGCCTGCGCTCGGTCCCCTCCCAGAGCAAGCGTTCAAGCAGATCGAGCCCGGGCGGCGCCGTCGGGCGGCCAGCGTGAGAGCAGATCAATCCCATGCCGGCGATCCGTTCGGCGCGGGAGAACGCTGTGACCTGGTACGGACGTCCTGAGGCAGGGACGGGCACCTCGTAGAGCCCCCCTTCCTCGTCGCGCGAAACGACCTTCGCCTCGATGCGCTGCGCAGGTGTCCACGGCGCCCACGCGTTCACGAACTCGATGTAAACAGGGGGGGAATCCGGAAGTTTGGTACGAACGTACCAAGTGCCGGCCCGCATTTCCGGGGTGACGTTCAGACGGCGATCAGTGCGCCGAGTGAAGTGCAGCGTCTCGGAGATCCAGTTACCCACATGCACACGGATGCGGAGACCGCCATCGCCGACCTGGAGCACGCGCCGCGGCAGCTCGGAGAAGCGGATGAAGCGGTGGCCGGTCGAGTCGAGATGGCGGACGAAGATGGCTTCGCCTGAAAAGATGCGTACGCCGATTCCCGGGGGGCCGTCGATTTGAAGGCCACCACAGCCAAGGAGCAACTCGAATGTACGCTCGTCGGTCGCCTCGGCGTCAGCCGCCGGTCGAACCTCCACGCGCGGCGGGTAGGCACCGATGGAATACGCACCATGCAGGCCGGCACGCCGCCAGACGACGTCGATTGAGAGCTGGCCATGAACCGAGGGGTTTAGAGTCAATGCGCGCGTGTGCTCGTGCGCGTGCGTGAGCAGCGCCAACTCGTCGCCGGAAATGATGATGTGCGTGCCGCGAGAATCGAACCTCGACGTAAGCGCGGTGCCTTCCGGCATAATCACGAAGTGAGCGAAGCCACGCCTTCCGTGCGCAGACACCTCGAGCCGGTAGCGGCCAGGAATCGCAGCGAGTTTCTGCGCGGGCCTGACGAGCCGATTGCGCAGATCGCCGGACAGCTCTCCGGCAGGCCCAGTGAGGCGGTAGCTGAACGTGTGGATATCGCCATCGACGAAGAAGCGCGGGAAGCGCGAGTAGGCAGCG
Encoded here:
- a CDS encoding DEAD/DEAH box helicase, with the protein product MSKHYQFDAYQAYHALQGRYADFLLDVFGVRPGPLANVLRSHWSSDSGFSLFAPLLVQAAFPFRPGKTLTDLQAVSTKQRTIERPLHPKTVSLLKKAGIDYPLFEHQVDTIRAASHGKTVVLSAGTGSGKTEAFVIPLIDRLFWDHEEGRDDLGQPGVRAVVVYPLNALVNNQVDRMLAMLGGQDEINFAYYTSRLKDSWRSAKNSYERRGKLVPPKCQIIDRATLRGLDGGDGRPKGPPHVLVTNFSMLEYMLIRPSDRTIFEPENLFYGEHPRLKMMVLDEAHVYAGAQAAEIHMLLRRAAQRFGTTLEAVQGFATSATLAQEESEGRAVLDEYASRMFAKKSNVKSVEGRRYLPEEARTPRQVPELRPPATLAADQQLIAADLRTLKYEDSGNPSALLRDAALANTSWKACEALGLVTEAERAQLPAEIADCPALLLHHVYATHPRLIELRKWLFEQKELPDIDQVAVKVYGPADSSEQRRRATDALLRLGSLARHDAKLHPFIPIRMHALVRAPTGVWVDPRPPETKIVEGWPWGAVTSIAPSGAPDETPRAQLGVCAECGAPYLVAYRVGEAKELRLEKADNAVRLAVRPKKGMEDVLCVDGTRVPVEFRELGAADRHGRSPMSSCLQCNTVATRLRPLLLSPRAALGAVVDMVYPHLGEMPPSTAEQEFRPGGGRRLLTFSDSRQEAARIAAVVESTHDTGVNRQLIVTALRDEGGQATVKELARTLGQNELLLERAASRALEQPESLEYLGLLSIYEELARPPSRANTLETLGIVEVVYPNLPPCPNDALPYFGSDMVWKDFIAQLLDFARSRGVVIKPSTDEPEAEEKLGHFLPNTIGNKLVWSTAEDLSDEDESEAEDEDVGRDIPMYPRRHPETGRMYDYTARVRERLKMPDSMGVDSLLSLAWIALTQHSAQGCKWLRLKQDKLQIDLSRLELRLHEQPPLVDVDSGRVYFRSVGGVVPVPKCPRALSPMSDDARTLWAARHSVRRILEDPLLGLHSVEHTAQIGVDSLEGEESAFRRGERNLLASSTTLEMGVDIGGLTFVMMTNVPPSPANYWQRAGRAGRRADGSSMVLTLALNRPHDQLVFTSPRRFLHSEMTPPQVRLDASPLLLRHVNASLLAAFFEEAVERDNAGSPMRAFGTVDEFLFRPAIGGGGMDKQFADKLDLHSEDPLAHAFERWLDKLDDDSSVAPQIRALTQGTILATYSLSELAASCSKALARAVETVSRDYKVLKEQRERELQKGESARDETFLAALSHQERVLLIETLIACLARNGFLPRFGFPLDIVHLDTKWKFRRKKDKGEQNDDEDERKQQEEQLDLRMERALDIALSEYAPGSEIIAGKKLHRVAGVVRNWLAGDETSVVQHFYLECEKCGHFGDHNAWPRACEICGHPTVFQEEALESATEATGRRRRKKKATEDAETPLEAGEVLPSRVRRYMRPSGFAVKAGRRPRRVGSEIDRMPSPRVTVRASNSLGLVELLPAGVIGGFTANSTVFVRSEGRSERPGGPGFGFAICQRCGFAEPEESFEGSVPEAFVEHDRLRGFRPCEGRGTWRHAVLGTSITVDAFRLRLTKEFRPTVLPNEEEAFFHTFAAYLQLVAARRLQIDPRALHGAVAMWQDANPRNGHDGGSAREAVVYEPSGSGMLRHLMDDPVALLRDVVTMIEKKDEAQIIRFDTQFLAARGMLRVDLLRAHFLDPARKMLLDAANPIEKHRAAALRGRGPMLAAIELVEDTGSELGLQATEIAGDALEAGGLLRSVLRRVLDAEKHVPQLLLSRLPDASGKNDEDAVVAVHLRRLIESGMHIRIAAPADRKVIGEDVWQLLSIGPTRAAAIGGVPTTGSEGPRFGSAWLDGCIPIEAKPEAAKEAWSRFAERWGRGQPVTVADLTPNSPNARPLVEIAKGVVNPDLVYTWRLIRSQLGELNQLGRVTRLAYNDRHLGKSAIALWMLGELLQRFAYAPNAEGKIWTRAAEGYDGQTKTSDELFKLKKAPGNLGPKQSEMLAKWCSVEAGKKGLDLRFERRFELEHPRKLVVEFAPGGKHSSLKVLFDSGLDWAECKSVVGPWTQGPFQTRTTHVSIYLDLPVGNDLASLGV